A portion of the Esox lucius isolate fEsoLuc1 chromosome 20, fEsoLuc1.pri, whole genome shotgun sequence genome contains these proteins:
- the LOC105031509 gene encoding butyrophilin-like protein 10 isoform X1 codes for MDFKGDRVCALVSMFFVVTSANVEEVLGVVGEPVLLCCFLSKLALPINSAKTRIMWQDREDKVLHVINKGQEVYDYQDPYYKNRTTFDSDHLASGNLSLLLNPVNILDNHMRTTVILIRNHRSEKVCTLSLNVAARYQKPTVNLTDSTVECNTQGGFPEGQVTWMTNNTPLDPGEADTKTSQDPETRTFNISSRVNGTGIQNLTCSIHNPTLNETQTTTISIRPITPYMAENSSNVLVIACAVGVSFILTIITVIICRRIRVPCCP; via the exons ATGGATTTCAAAGGGGATCGTGTGTGTGCCTTGGTTTCCATGTTCTTTG TTGTAACTTCGGCCAACGTGGAGGAAGTCCTGGGAGTCGTTGGAGAACCTGTCCTTCTGTGTTGTTTTCTCTCCAAATTGGCTCTGCCCATCAACTCAGCAAAAACCCGCATAATGTGGCAGGATCGAGAAGACAAAGTGCTGCATGTAATTAACAAGGGACAGGAGGTGTATGATTACCAAGACCCTTATTACAAAAACAGGACAACATTTGACTCTGACCATTTGGCCTCTGGAAATCTGTCACTCCTGCTCAACCCAGTTAACATCCTGGACAATCATATGAGGACTACTGTCATTCTGATAAGAAATCATAGATCAGAGAAAGTGTGCACACTCAGTTTAAATGTAGCAG CTAGGTACCAGAAACCAACAGTGAACCTTACAGACTCAACAGTTGAATGCAACACTCAGGGAGGCTTTCCTGAAGGTCAGGTGACATGGATGACCAATAACACACCTCTAGATCCTGGGGAGGCAGACACCAAGACCAGCCAGGATCCTGAAACCAGAACCTTCAACATAAGCAGCCGAGTGAATGGGACAGGAATCCAGAACCTGACCTGTAGTATCCACAACCCGACCCTCAATGAAACCCAGACAACCACTATCAGCATCAGACCCATAACACCAT ACATGGCTGAAAACTCCTCTAATGTCCTGGTCATTGCTTGCGCTGTCGGAGTATCATTCATTCTCACCATCATCACTGTTATCATCTGTAGAC GTATTAGGGTGCCCTGCTGTCCCTGA
- the LOC105031507 gene encoding uncharacterized protein C21orf62, whose amino-acid sequence MSLNRASSHLRPPALLSWLFWTLWVLLPPMAVSPTASPANRTLLFDSASNGLRNCSCPAPIRDCDEALANIRCGCRTVPRSDLARGGLREEGGLTVWFTNPWVLAELLNGSTVADLRLSFCGAGRVSHPGRYLALRGLRRLSLYSAARGAVHPEQALTIATGFGDTGGVGSLSSPAPSSASSSSAVLHMSILDVSVLNGLSPLKAYSVSAPPLLALPQHFPHLPPFQDPYTPQDRQKDTLLTFIY is encoded by the coding sequence ATGTCTCTAAACAGGGCCTCCTCTCACCtccgcccccctgccctgctgTCGTGGCTATTTTGGACTCTGTGGGTCCTCCTCCCCCCCATGGCCGTCTCCCCGACAGCCAGCCCGGCGAACAGGACCCTGCTCTTCGACAGCGCCAGCAACGGCCTGCGTAACTGCAGCTGCCCCGCCCCAATCCGGGACTGCGACGAGGCGCTGGCCAACATTCGGTGCGGCTGTCGCACTGTGCCGCGCTCTGACCTGGCCCGCGGGGGCCTGAGGGAGGAGGGCGGTCTGACCGTGTGGTTCACGAACCCCTGGGTCCTCGCGGAGCTGCTGAACGGCAGCACGGTGGCCGACCTGCGCCTGTCCTTCTGCGGTGCCGGTCGCGTGAGCCACCCCGGCCGATACCTGGCCCTGAGGGGGCTCCGCAGGCTGAGCTTGTACAGCGCCGCCCGGGGAGCCGTGCACCCGGAGCAGGCCCTCACCATcgccaccgggttcggggacaCAGGGGGCGTGgggtccctctcctcccccgcCCCCTCCTCGGCTTCCTCTTCCTCCGCCGTGCTGCACATGTCCATCCTGGATGTGTCGGTGCTGAACGGGCTGTCACCCCTGAAGGCCTACAGTGTGAGCGCCCCTCCTTTGCTTGCCCTCCCACAGCACTTCCCCCACCTGCCGCCGTTCCAGGACCCCTACACCCCCCAAGACCGCCAAAAGGACACCCTCCTCACCTTCATCTACTAG
- the LOC105031509 gene encoding butyrophilin-like protein 10 isoform X2 yields the protein MDFKGDRVCALVSMFFVVTSANVEEVLGVVGEPVLLCCFLSKLALPINSAKTRIMWQDREDKVLHVINKGQEVYDYQDPYYKNRTTFDSDHLASGNLSLLLNPVNILDNHMRTTVILIRNHRSEKVCTLSLNVAARYQKPTVNLTDSTVECNTQGGFPEGQVTWMTNNTPLDPGEADTKTSQDPETRTFNISSRVNGTGIQNLTCSIHNPTLNETQTTTISIRPITPCFVYCRCLA from the exons ATGGATTTCAAAGGGGATCGTGTGTGTGCCTTGGTTTCCATGTTCTTTG TTGTAACTTCGGCCAACGTGGAGGAAGTCCTGGGAGTCGTTGGAGAACCTGTCCTTCTGTGTTGTTTTCTCTCCAAATTGGCTCTGCCCATCAACTCAGCAAAAACCCGCATAATGTGGCAGGATCGAGAAGACAAAGTGCTGCATGTAATTAACAAGGGACAGGAGGTGTATGATTACCAAGACCCTTATTACAAAAACAGGACAACATTTGACTCTGACCATTTGGCCTCTGGAAATCTGTCACTCCTGCTCAACCCAGTTAACATCCTGGACAATCATATGAGGACTACTGTCATTCTGATAAGAAATCATAGATCAGAGAAAGTGTGCACACTCAGTTTAAATGTAGCAG CTAGGTACCAGAAACCAACAGTGAACCTTACAGACTCAACAGTTGAATGCAACACTCAGGGAGGCTTTCCTGAAGGTCAGGTGACATGGATGACCAATAACACACCTCTAGATCCTGGGGAGGCAGACACCAAGACCAGCCAGGATCCTGAAACCAGAACCTTCAACATAAGCAGCCGAGTGAATGGGACAGGAATCCAGAACCTGACCTGTAGTATCCACAACCCGACCCTCAATGAAACCCAGACAACCACTATCAGCATCAGACCCATAACACCAT GCTTTGTGTATTGTAGATGCCTTGCATAG
- the LOC105031509 gene encoding butyrophilin-like protein 10 isoform X3, with translation MDFKGDRVCALVSMFFVVTSANVEEVLGVVGEPVLLCCFLSKLALPINSAKTRIMWQDREDKVLHVINKGQEVYDYQDPYYKNRTTFDSDHLASGNLSLLLNPVNILDNHMRTTVILIRNHRSEKVCTLSLNVAARYQKPTVNLTDSTVECNTQGGFPEGQVTWMTNNTPLDPGEADTKTSQDPETRTFNISSRVNGTGIQNLTCSIHNPTLNETQTTTISIRPITPCSVSTHC, from the exons ATGGATTTCAAAGGGGATCGTGTGTGTGCCTTGGTTTCCATGTTCTTTG TTGTAACTTCGGCCAACGTGGAGGAAGTCCTGGGAGTCGTTGGAGAACCTGTCCTTCTGTGTTGTTTTCTCTCCAAATTGGCTCTGCCCATCAACTCAGCAAAAACCCGCATAATGTGGCAGGATCGAGAAGACAAAGTGCTGCATGTAATTAACAAGGGACAGGAGGTGTATGATTACCAAGACCCTTATTACAAAAACAGGACAACATTTGACTCTGACCATTTGGCCTCTGGAAATCTGTCACTCCTGCTCAACCCAGTTAACATCCTGGACAATCATATGAGGACTACTGTCATTCTGATAAGAAATCATAGATCAGAGAAAGTGTGCACACTCAGTTTAAATGTAGCAG CTAGGTACCAGAAACCAACAGTGAACCTTACAGACTCAACAGTTGAATGCAACACTCAGGGAGGCTTTCCTGAAGGTCAGGTGACATGGATGACCAATAACACACCTCTAGATCCTGGGGAGGCAGACACCAAGACCAGCCAGGATCCTGAAACCAGAACCTTCAACATAAGCAGCCGAGTGAATGGGACAGGAATCCAGAACCTGACCTGTAGTATCCACAACCCGACCCTCAATGAAACCCAGACAACCACTATCAGCATCAGACCCATAACACCAT